The following proteins are encoded in a genomic region of Methanoculleus oceani:
- a CDS encoding DUF488 domain-containing protein: protein MIRTKRIYAEPSEDDGARVLVDRLWPRGVSKEEARLDRWEKDLAPGNELRRWFGHDPAKWEEFLRRYRAELEGKEEALDRLRQEANDATVTLLYAAKDEEQNNAVALKRYIEER from the coding sequence ATGATTCGCACGAAACGGATCTACGCGGAGCCCTCGGAGGACGACGGGGCCCGGGTCCTCGTCGACCGGCTCTGGCCGCGAGGTGTCTCGAAGGAAGAGGCGAGACTCGACCGGTGGGAGAAGGACCTTGCGCCGGGCAATGAACTGCGCCGGTGGTTCGGGCACGACCCGGCGAAGTGGGAGGAGTTTCTCCGGCGCTACCGGGCCGAACTCGAGGGTAAGGAGGAGGCGCTCGACCGGCTCCGGCAGGAGGCGAACGATGCGACCGTCACGCTCCTCTACGCCGCGAAGGACGAGGAACAGAACAACGCCGTGGCGCTGAAGCGGTATATCGAAGAGAGGTAG
- the cooS gene encoding anaerobic carbon-monoxide dehydrogenase catalytic subunit gives MSMENDRISYHDSVRTVYERLKADGMSNVWDRYEAQGLGTDPDRRCAFCQAGARCDFCSNGPCRADASRNHRGVCGINADGMAMRMMLLRNVMGASNYHFHAQQAVRTLRATAEGKTPFSIAEPEKLRTFAGRLGIDTGGSDAEVALRLCDFVEEDFHRFTHEPSRIVERLAPPERKEVWKRLKLFPGGIYGETIVDTASTLTNVDGWFASHAMRAMRLGVAMAYQSQIVLEYIQDILYGIPRPHPMRVDLGVLDPDYVNVLPNGHEPFLGFALIDLARTDEWQEKAKEAGAKGLRIIANIETGQELIQRREMDDVFYGYTGNWIMQEAVLATGAVDVFAADMNCSLPLDPLYAEKYRFKLIPVSEVVVFEGGTERLDYVPEEAKEQAAALLEMGIENFKERHTTIDAIRGLPVREAVVGFAPESIVAALGGSLDPLLSAVKDGTIRGIVGLVSCTTLRDYGQDVHTVAVAENLIARDILVLGMGCGVAGLQVAGLCSPEAKEKAGPGLKGLCTALGVPPVLGFGTCTDTGRCADLLLSVSDALGGVPLPDLPVAVAAPEYMEQKATVDALFALALGLYTYVNPVPTVTGGPDLVKLLTEDLPGITGGVLHVETDATAAAEGILAHIEAKRTKLGI, from the coding sequence ATGTCCATGGAGAACGACAGGATATCCTACCACGATTCGGTAAGGACCGTCTACGAGCGGCTCAAAGCGGACGGCATGTCCAATGTCTGGGACCGCTACGAGGCCCAGGGGCTCGGGACCGACCCCGACCGGCGGTGCGCCTTCTGCCAGGCAGGCGCACGGTGCGACTTCTGCTCGAACGGCCCCTGCCGGGCCGACGCCAGCCGGAACCACCGGGGAGTCTGCGGGATCAACGCCGACGGCATGGCGATGCGGATGATGCTTCTGCGAAACGTCATGGGAGCGTCGAACTACCACTTCCACGCCCAGCAGGCTGTCCGGACCCTCCGGGCAACCGCGGAAGGCAAAACCCCCTTCTCCATCGCGGAGCCGGAGAAACTCCGGACGTTTGCAGGACGGCTCGGGATCGATACCGGCGGGAGCGACGCGGAGGTCGCCCTCCGGCTCTGCGACTTCGTGGAAGAGGACTTCCACCGGTTCACCCATGAGCCGAGCCGGATCGTGGAGCGGCTCGCCCCCCCGGAGCGAAAAGAGGTCTGGAAACGGCTCAAACTCTTCCCGGGCGGGATCTACGGGGAGACGATCGTCGATACCGCCTCCACCCTCACGAACGTCGACGGGTGGTTCGCGAGCCACGCCATGCGGGCGATGCGCCTCGGCGTCGCGATGGCCTACCAGAGCCAGATCGTGCTTGAGTACATCCAGGACATCCTCTACGGCATTCCCCGGCCGCACCCCATGCGGGTCGACCTCGGGGTGCTCGACCCCGACTACGTCAACGTCCTCCCGAACGGCCACGAACCCTTCCTCGGGTTCGCCCTCATCGACCTCGCCCGCACCGACGAGTGGCAGGAGAAGGCAAAGGAGGCGGGGGCAAAGGGCCTCAGGATCATCGCCAACATCGAGACCGGACAGGAACTGATCCAGAGGAGAGAGATGGACGACGTCTTCTACGGCTACACGGGCAACTGGATCATGCAGGAGGCGGTCCTCGCCACCGGGGCGGTGGACGTCTTTGCCGCCGATATGAACTGCTCGCTCCCGCTCGACCCGCTCTACGCCGAGAAGTACCGCTTCAAACTGATCCCGGTCAGCGAGGTCGTGGTCTTCGAGGGCGGGACGGAGAGGCTCGACTACGTCCCGGAGGAGGCAAAGGAGCAGGCGGCGGCCCTCCTCGAGATGGGGATCGAGAACTTCAAGGAGCGGCATACCACGATCGACGCGATCCGCGGCCTTCCCGTGCGGGAAGCGGTCGTCGGGTTCGCCCCCGAGAGCATCGTCGCAGCGCTCGGGGGGAGTCTCGACCCGCTGCTTTCCGCCGTCAAGGACGGGACCATCCGGGGTATCGTCGGGCTCGTCTCCTGCACCACCCTCCGGGACTACGGGCAGGACGTCCACACCGTCGCGGTCGCGGAGAACCTGATCGCCCGTGACATCCTGGTCCTCGGGATGGGGTGCGGGGTTGCGGGCCTCCAGGTCGCCGGGCTCTGCTCCCCGGAGGCGAAGGAGAAGGCCGGGCCGGGGCTGAAGGGGCTCTGCACGGCGCTCGGGGTGCCGCCGGTGCTCGGATTCGGGACCTGCACCGATACCGGCAGGTGCGCCGACCTCCTCCTCTCGGTCTCCGACGCTCTCGGCGGCGTCCCCCTCCCGGACCTTCCGGTCGCCGTCGCCGCCCCGGAGTACATGGAGCAGAAGGCGACGGTCGACGCACTCTTCGCGCTCGCGCTCGGGCTCTACACCTACGTCAACCCGGTCCCGACCGTGACCGGCGGGCCGGACCTCGTCAAACTCCTCACCGAGGACCTTCCCGGCATCACCGGCGGGGTGCTCCACGTCGAGACGGACGCCACCGCGGCGGCGGAGGGGATACTTGCGCACATCGAGGCGAAGCGGACGAAGCTGGGGATATAG